One part of the Acetoanaerobium sticklandii genome encodes these proteins:
- a CDS encoding PstS family phosphate ABC transporter substrate-binding protein — MKKWMAALLAVALMVGTVGCAGTSSESEGTQEEVASEASELSGQVIVDGSGTVYPLMANIAENYMTSVQPGVSVQVGRAGSSAGFKKFIPGELDFADASRAIKDEEKAQLEEKGMKLGENVLEFKLALDGLTMVINKENTWAKEMTKDEIVKMYLSGSYNADDVVKWSDIRADWPAEEIKFYGPNENHGTFEFFFEKILDEQDMVKTANLQQEYSTLVDLVSNDKNAIAFFGYGYYASNQDKLQAVHVDFGNGPVEPTLETIGEDLPYAGFTRPVFTYLNADYAKERPQVLDYAKFVVSKDGAAKLAGDNGFAPLPDSVYAEYQAQLEKLSQ, encoded by the coding sequence ATGAAAAAATGGATGGCAGCATTACTAGCAGTGGCTTTGATGGTGGGGACGGTTGGATGTGCAGGTACAAGTTCTGAGTCAGAAGGAACACAAGAAGAAGTAGCAAGCGAAGCTTCAGAACTATCAGGACAGGTAATAGTTGATGGCTCAGGAACAGTGTATCCTCTTATGGCAAACATAGCAGAAAATTACATGACAAGTGTTCAGCCAGGAGTAAGTGTACAAGTTGGTAGAGCAGGTTCAAGTGCAGGCTTTAAGAAATTCATTCCGGGGGAACTAGATTTTGCTGATGCATCTAGAGCAATCAAGGATGAAGAAAAAGCTCAACTAGAAGAAAAAGGAATGAAATTAGGAGAAAATGTTCTAGAGTTTAAGTTAGCTCTTGATGGACTTACAATGGTAATAAACAAAGAAAATACTTGGGCTAAAGAAATGACTAAGGATGAGATTGTTAAGATGTATCTTTCTGGAAGCTACAATGCTGATGATGTTGTAAAGTGGTCAGATATAAGAGCAGATTGGCCAGCAGAAGAAATTAAATTCTATGGACCTAATGAAAATCACGGAACCTTTGAATTTTTCTTTGAAAAGATTTTAGATGAGCAAGATATGGTTAAAACTGCAAACCTGCAACAAGAGTATTCAACACTAGTAGACTTAGTTTCAAACGATAAAAATGCTATAGCGTTCTTTGGATATGGATATTATGCTAGCAACCAAGACAAGCTTCAAGCTGTTCATGTTGATTTTGGAAACGGACCAGTTGAGCCAACTCTTGAAACTATAGGTGAAGATCTTCCATATGCTGGCTTTACTAGACCAGTGTTCACATACCTAAACGCAGATTATGCAAAAGAAAGACCTCAAGTTCTTGATTATGCAAAGTTTGTAGTATCAAAGGATGGAGCAGCTAAACTAGCAGGGGACAATGGATTTGCACCTCTTCCTGATTCAGTATACGCAGAGTATCAAGCTCAGCTAGAAAAATTAAGTCAATAA
- the pstC gene encoding phosphate ABC transporter permease subunit PstC — protein MGSMPNVREMIQLNISKNKNTSDKIMPKFLFVTASISILTTVGIILTLVIDAAKFFSSVPLAEVFSTNLSPLGANPSFGILPLINGTIFTTLIAMLVAIPFGLSSAIYLSQFASESKRKILKPMMEVLAGIPTIVYGFFAYSFVTPLLMKIIPSLEAKNIISPGIVMGIMIIPLVASLSEDAMNAVPESMKEGALGLGSTRLEVAFKVVIPAAISGIMASFVLGISRAIGETMIVAIASGSSKAFTFDITRSMQTMTAYIVEFTSGDAGSGTVGYYSLYAVGLLLFLFTLIMNLLAQYISKKYREEY, from the coding sequence ATGGGTAGTATGCCCAATGTAAGAGAAATGATTCAATTAAATATCAGTAAGAATAAAAATACTTCAGATAAAATAATGCCTAAGTTTTTATTTGTAACAGCATCTATTTCAATATTAACTACTGTAGGAATAATACTTACTCTAGTTATAGATGCAGCAAAATTTTTCAGTAGTGTGCCACTTGCCGAGGTGTTTAGTACAAACCTGTCACCTCTAGGAGCAAATCCATCATTTGGAATCCTTCCTCTTATAAATGGAACTATATTTACCACGCTTATTGCTATGCTAGTTGCTATACCCTTTGGTTTATCATCAGCAATTTATTTAAGTCAGTTTGCAAGTGAAAGCAAAAGAAAAATATTAAAGCCTATGATGGAGGTTTTAGCTGGAATTCCAACTATAGTTTATGGATTCTTTGCTTATTCTTTTGTAACACCTTTGCTTATGAAAATAATACCTTCCCTAGAAGCTAAAAATATTATAAGTCCTGGAATTGTAATGGGAATAATGATTATACCTCTTGTCGCATCTCTATCAGAAGATGCTATGAACGCGGTTCCTGAGTCTATGAAAGAAGGAGCACTTGGACTTGGTTCTACTAGATTAGAGGTTGCTTTTAAGGTAGTAATACCTGCTGCTATATCAGGAATAATGGCATCATTTGTTTTAGGAATATCAAGAGCAATAGGAGAAACTATGATAGTGGCTATAGCAAGTGGAAGCAGTAAGGCATTTACCTTTGATATCACTAGATCTATGCAGACCATGACAGCTTATATAGTTGAGTTTACAAGTGGAGATGCAGGAAGCGGAACAGTTGGTTACTACAGCTTGTATGCTGTTGGATTATTGTTATTCTTATTTACATTAATCATGAATCTGCTAGCACAGTATATTTCTAAAAAATACAGGGAGGAATATTAA
- the pstA gene encoding phosphate ABC transporter permease PstA, giving the protein MNLDVQIKNTAPLKNNLTLKTNPDNKGFEINMKKMKHRIALDKGSKFIFSLSTLVSLVVLGILIYRISIQSIGWLDMDFLTSNLSIFPEKAGIKGAILGTLYLMSIVIPVVCILGVSTAIYLEEYANKGKIQSFIKVNISNLASVPSVIFGLLGLAVFGRIFSLGSSILAGGLTMSLLVLPVVVVASQEALRAVPGYLREASYAMGASKWTTTWKVVLPVAVPGILTGVILSVSRAIGETAPLVVLGVPTLIMKLPTSIMDDFTAMPIQIYYWTLDTVLTKEYANLAAATIVVLLLVLFIMNFTAILIRNKFQRKF; this is encoded by the coding sequence ATGAACTTAGATGTACAAATTAAAAATACTGCTCCTCTTAAAAATAATTTAACTCTGAAAACTAATCCTGATAATAAGGGATTTGAAATAAACATGAAAAAAATGAAACACAGAATAGCCCTTGATAAGGGTTCTAAATTTATTTTTTCTCTTTCAACTCTAGTTTCACTAGTTGTGCTTGGAATTCTAATATATAGAATATCCATTCAAAGCATAGGCTGGCTGGATATGGATTTTTTAACTAGCAATCTTTCGATTTTTCCTGAAAAAGCTGGAATAAAAGGAGCTATACTTGGAACCTTATATCTGATGAGCATCGTAATACCAGTTGTGTGCATACTTGGAGTATCTACAGCTATTTATCTTGAGGAATATGCAAATAAAGGCAAAATCCAATCCTTTATAAAGGTCAATATATCAAACCTTGCCAGCGTGCCATCTGTAATATTTGGTTTACTTGGACTTGCTGTTTTCGGGAGAATATTTTCTTTGGGTTCAAGTATTTTAGCTGGAGGGCTTACTATGTCATTATTAGTGCTTCCAGTTGTAGTTGTGGCTAGTCAAGAGGCTTTAAGAGCTGTGCCAGGATATCTAAGAGAAGCTTCATATGCAATGGGAGCTTCAAAATGGACTACAACTTGGAAGGTAGTGCTTCCTGTAGCTGTTCCAGGAATACTTACAGGCGTTATTTTATCTGTATCAAGAGCTATAGGAGAAACCGCGCCTCTTGTCGTGCTAGGTGTTCCTACACTTATTATGAAGCTTCCGACTAGCATTATGGATGATTTTACCGCTATGCCAATCCAGATTTATTACTGGACTTTAGATACAGTGCTTACAAAAGAATATGCTAACCTAGCAGCTGCAACTATAGTAGTTTTGCTCCTAGTGTTATTTATAATGAATTTTACAGCTATTTTAATTAGAAATAAATTTCAAAGAAAATTTTAA
- the pstB gene encoding phosphate ABC transporter ATP-binding protein PstB, whose translation MTENVKLSNEVVYDVKDLNLWYGKDQALRNINMQILKNRVTAIIGPSGCGKSTFIKTLNRMIENIPVVRTTGEINYHGTDIFDKSVRLEELRTRVGMVFQKPNPFPKSIYENVLYGPKIHGIKDKKILSEILETSLKAAALWDEVKDRLDDNAYGLSGGQQQRLCIARCLAVQPDVILMDEPTSALDPIATSKIEDLIETLKNQYSIVIVTHSMQQAARISDKTAFFLMGEMIEYDDTNIIFTSPRDKRTEDYVTGRFG comes from the coding sequence TTGACAGAAAATGTAAAGTTAAGCAATGAAGTCGTTTATGACGTAAAGGATTTAAATTTATGGTACGGAAAAGACCAAGCTCTTAGAAATATCAACATGCAGATTCTAAAAAATAGAGTTACAGCAATCATAGGACCTTCAGGTTGTGGAAAATCAACCTTTATAAAAACACTAAACAGAATGATAGAAAATATACCAGTTGTAAGAACTACAGGAGAAATAAACTACCACGGAACTGATATATTTGATAAAAGTGTGAGGCTAGAAGAACTTAGAACTAGAGTAGGAATGGTATTTCAAAAACCAAATCCTTTTCCAAAGAGCATATACGAAAATGTGCTTTATGGACCTAAAATTCATGGAATAAAAGATAAGAAAATACTATCTGAAATTCTTGAAACTAGTTTAAAGGCAGCGGCACTATGGGATGAAGTAAAGGATAGATTAGATGACAACGCCTATGGATTATCAGGAGGACAACAGCAAAGACTATGCATAGCTAGATGCCTAGCTGTTCAGCCCGATGTAATTTTGATGGATGAACCTACGTCAGCTCTTGACCCTATAGCAACATCTAAAATAGAGGACTTGATTGAAACGTTGAAAAATCAATATTCTATAGTAATAGTTACTCACTCGATGCAGCAAGCGGCGAGAATATCAGATAAGACTGCATTTTTCTTGATGGGAGAAATGATAGAGTACGACGATACAAATATAATATTTACTTCGCCAAGAGATAAAAGAACAGAAGATTATGTAACTGGAAGATTCGGTTAG
- the phoU gene encoding phosphate signaling complex protein PhoU, translating to MIREGFDNDLKYLSSQVLGMMDMVRDILTEVIRTLEEQDVHGAREIFKFDDRIDEKMNQIEEKCIELIALQQPKAKDLRTLFSLIKMVTDLERMGDYCVNIAREVILIGKEPLMKELKDIPKMRDIILNMIDATKISFKELDADLAIEVSRDDEMIDEIYKDIYNEILLKIHENRENISQGTKLLFIGRYLERIADHLTNVCEKIVYITRGERLELN from the coding sequence ATGATAAGAGAAGGGTTTGACAATGATTTAAAATATCTTTCTTCTCAGGTTTTAGGGATGATGGATATGGTAAGAGATATACTAACAGAGGTTATAAGGACTTTAGAAGAGCAAGATGTTCATGGAGCAAGAGAAATATTCAAATTTGACGACAGAATAGATGAGAAAATGAACCAAATTGAAGAAAAATGTATTGAGCTGATTGCTTTACAGCAACCAAAGGCAAAGGACTTAAGAACTTTGTTTTCTCTTATTAAAATGGTCACTGATTTAGAGCGTATGGGTGATTACTGCGTAAATATTGCTAGAGAGGTAATCCTTATAGGTAAAGAGCCTCTTATGAAAGAACTAAAAGACATACCTAAAATGAGAGATATCATACTAAATATGATAGATGCTACAAAAATTAGCTTTAAGGAGCTAGATGCAGATCTTGCAATAGAAGTGAGCAGAGATGATGAGATGATAGATGAAATTTATAAGGATATATATAATGAGATTTTACTAAAGATTCACGAAAACAGAGAAAATATAAGCCAAGGTACTAAGCTTCTTTTTATAGGCAGATATCTAGAGAGAATAGCTGATCATCTTACTAATGTATGTGAAAAAATAGTATATATTACTAGAGGAGAGCGACTAGAACTTAATTAG
- a CDS encoding aminotransferase class V-fold PLP-dependent enzyme: MGIYLDNGATSYPKPSQVAKAVFDFMVDIGVSSGRGGYKKAMVADKIVYDTRKLISKLFNQNDPKKVIFTLNVTEAINMALYGILEENDHVITSSLEHNVVWRCLKTMERDKGITISNASCDKDGTTKAEDVEALINKNTKLIIFTHASNVLGSIQPIAQIGEIAKRHNVLFLVDTAQTAGAFDIDMQRDNIDIIAFTGHKSLMGPMGTGGLAIRESVDFNPIKQGGTGGDSAYPYQVDYYPNKLEVGTLNISGIAGLKSALEYIDNEGIKTIHNKEKELRAYAYELLKKIEKVKLYGPDESKDSAMVISFNIEGMRCEDIAYKLDKNYDIMIRAGLHCAPLAHELIGTIKTGTARIGIGYFNTKEDIDKLYEALVEISNEA; encoded by the coding sequence ATGGGAATCTATCTTGATAATGGAGCCACATCATATCCAAAGCCGAGTCAAGTTGCTAAAGCAGTATTTGATTTCATGGTGGATATAGGAGTTTCATCAGGCAGAGGCGGATATAAAAAAGCAATGGTCGCTGATAAGATAGTTTACGATACTAGAAAGCTTATCTCTAAACTATTCAATCAAAATGACCCTAAGAAGGTCATTTTTACTTTAAATGTAACTGAAGCCATAAATATGGCTCTTTATGGAATACTTGAAGAAAATGACCATGTCATAACAAGCTCCTTGGAGCATAACGTTGTTTGGAGATGTCTCAAGACCATGGAAAGAGATAAAGGCATAACTATTTCGAATGCTTCCTGTGACAAAGACGGAACTACAAAAGCTGAAGATGTAGAAGCTTTGATTAATAAAAATACAAAGCTTATAATCTTTACACATGCTTCAAATGTTCTGGGAAGTATCCAGCCTATAGCGCAAATAGGTGAGATAGCGAAAAGACACAATGTACTATTTTTAGTGGATACGGCTCAGACAGCAGGAGCTTTTGATATAGATATGCAAAGAGATAATATAGATATAATTGCATTTACTGGGCACAAGTCACTTATGGGGCCAATGGGAACTGGTGGACTTGCAATCAGAGAAAGCGTAGATTTTAATCCTATAAAGCAAGGTGGAACTGGGGGAGACTCTGCATATCCTTATCAAGTGGATTACTATCCAAATAAGCTTGAAGTAGGAACATTGAATATAAGTGGAATAGCAGGACTAAAATCGGCTCTTGAATATATAGACAATGAGGGAATCAAGACCATACATAATAAAGAAAAAGAGCTAAGAGCCTATGCTTATGAGCTACTAAAAAAAATCGAGAAAGTAAAGCTTTATGGACCAGATGAATCAAAGGATTCGGCTATGGTTATATCTTTTAATATTGAAGGAATGCGCTGTGAAGATATAGCATATAAACTCGATAAAAATTACGATATTATGATAAGGGCAGGACTGCACTGTGCTCCTCTAGCTCATGAATTAATAGGGACTATAAAAACAGGAACGGCAAGAATTGGGATAGGTTATTTTAATACTAAAGAGGATATTGATAAGCTTTATGAGGCTCTTGTAGAAATTTCAAATGAAGCTTAG
- a CDS encoding (Fe-S)-binding protein: MGKLLESIMLDFIEPCTADFNRVKFHAIFDKDISEIFPYLNAKMKSAIYNVSSNSLTFKKEFRLITLHPTKLSVSKAVNEFDAYEIMDMVMELVNSTYDSKSNITPLYERRANPSTIEVYKYLPKTNCKSCGCATCLSFAAKMIAGEYKINYCKTIFIEGYEEQKEKLLDMAQTFGWD, from the coding sequence ATGGGGAAACTATTAGAAAGTATTATGCTTGATTTTATTGAGCCATGTACGGCTGATTTTAATAGAGTTAAGTTTCATGCAATTTTTGATAAGGATATTTCAGAAATCTTTCCATATTTAAATGCCAAGATGAAATCGGCTATTTACAATGTTAGCTCAAATAGCCTGACCTTTAAAAAAGAATTTAGATTAATTACTCTGCATCCTACAAAATTATCTGTATCAAAAGCTGTAAACGAGTTTGATGCATATGAAATAATGGATATGGTTATGGAGCTAGTGAACTCTACTTATGATAGCAAGTCAAATATTACACCTTTGTACGAGAGAAGAGCAAACCCATCTACTATAGAAGTTTATAAGTATCTTCCAAAAACAAATTGCAAAAGCTGTGGCTGTGCTACTTGTCTTTCCTTTGCCGCAAAAATGATAGCAGGAGAATATAAAATTAATTACTGCAAGACAATTTTTATTGAGGGCTATGAAGAGCAAAAGGAAAAGCTACTAGATATGGCTCAGACATTTGGCTGGGACTAA